The following DNA comes from Spirulina major PCC 6313.
TTGTCCATGCCCTGATCTTCACGTCCTCTGAATGACCAAATCACCATGCTTTTAAAATCCACGACTCGCCATATTCGGATCTTCACGGCTGAAGTTCACAATAATGAGCTTGTGCCGAGCGAAACAGTCCTCGCCCTTGATATTGACCCCGATAAGGAATTTAACTGGACGGAGGAAACCCGCGAACAGGTGCGCCGTCGCTTTGATACCCTTGTGGAAGCTTACAATGGCGAGGAATTGAGTGAATATAACCTGCGGCGAATTGGCTCAGAGCTTGAGCATTACATCCGCGAACTGTTGCAGGCGGGTCAATTGAGCTACAACTTGCAGGGGCGTGTGCTCAACTACAGCATGGGCTTACCCCGTGTGGATACAGCACAGGGCAAGGGCAAATTTTATTAACCCCCCCGGCGATCGCCGGGAGGCCGGCGACGGCCAAGCTGCGGACGGGTCGCATCCAGACTGCACGGGCTTGCTCGTTTGAATGCGATCGCGGGTGAGCCGCCAAACCACAACTACACCGATGTTCTCGGTAGCCGATCGGGATTGATATGGACGGAGCAACAGGCCACCTTTACTGTGTAAATGGGGATTGTCAACAACCCAATCCTGCCCACAATCGCTTTTGTCAGGCGTGCCAAACGCCGTTAATGCGGCGCTATTTGTGGGCGATTGGGGAGCCGATCCCGATTTTTACGGTGGGGTCGGTGTTGGGCGATCGCTACCAAGCGATCACGCCCCGCATTGTCTTAGATCTCCATCCCTACCTGCCGCCCCAAATGCCGGAGGACAATATTCCCGGCCGGATGTTGCCCTATTTGAAGTTGATCGGGCAACAATTGCACCTCCCCCAGCTTTACGGGCAACTCACCGGCGAGCCGGAGGTGTGGCTGTTGGAGGTGGGGAACTTGCGCGATCCGGTGCATCCGGTGGGGGATCATCTTTTACCGCAGTTGCAAACCTGTTGGGCGCGGGCCAATGCCCTGCGGCAGGCTGCTTGGTTGTGGCAATTGGCGCGATTGTGGGACTCGTGCCAGGCCGAAGGGGTGGCGAGCACGTTGCTGACGGTGGATCTGTTGCAGGTGAATGGCCCGGTGGTGCGGTTGCGGGAATTGCAGTTTGATTCGGAGCCGGTGACGTTGGCGCAGTTGGGGCAACTGTGGGCAACCTGGGTGAGCTATGCGGCCACGCCCCTGCGGGATTTTTTACGATCGCTCTGTCAGCAATTACAAACGGGACAACTGGCCACGGCGGAGCAATTAGTCGAAACCCTGGATAAAGCCGTTGCCACCTTGGGCCAGGGGGGCGATCGCGCCTATCAAATTTTCGCCCAAACCGATGCGGGGCCGAGCCGCGACCACAACGAAGATGCCTGTTATCCGAACCAGTTA
Coding sequences within:
- a CDS encoding NAD(P)H-quinone oxidoreductase subunit M, translating into MLLKSTTRHIRIFTAEVHNNELVPSETVLALDIDPDKEFNWTEETREQVRRRFDTLVEAYNGEELSEYNLRRIGSELEHYIRELLQAGQLSYNLQGRVLNYSMGLPRVDTAQGKGKFY